The Phoenix dactylifera cultivar Barhee BC4 unplaced genomic scaffold, palm_55x_up_171113_PBpolish2nd_filt_p 000241F, whole genome shotgun sequence genome has a window encoding:
- the LOC103718036 gene encoding COP9 signalosome complex subunit 5-like, giving the protein MDMSAAIARQTWELENNIVAMEAGVPDADAIYYYDEAAQAKFQQEKPWAHDPNFFRRVRISALALLKMVVHARSGGTIEVMGLMQGKTDGDTIVVMDAFALPVEGTETRVNAQADAYEYMVDYSQTNKQAGRLENVVGWYHSHPGYGCWLSGIDVSTQMLNQQFQEPFLAVVIDPTRTVSAGKVEIGAFRTYPQGYKPLDEPVSEYQTIPLNKIEDFGVHCKQYYALDITYFKSSLDCHLLDLLWNKYWVNTLSSSPLLGNRDYVAGQISDLAEKLEHAENQLAHTRLGSFLLPSQRKENEESQLAKTTRDSSKITVEQVHGLMSQVIKDILFNTVRHSSSTSPSLSDSSGPEPMVEA; this is encoded by the exons GCTGGAGAATAACATCGTGGCGATGGAGGCGGGGGTGCCGGACGCGGACGCGATCTACTACTACGACGAGGCGGCGCAGGCCAAGTTCCAGCAGGAAAAGCCGTGGGCGCACGACCCCAACTTCTTCCGGCGGGTGAGGATCTCGGCGCTGGCCCTTCTCAAGATGGTGGTCCACGCCCGCTCCGGCGGCACCATCGAGGTCATGGGCCTCATGCAGGGGAAGACCGACGGCGACACCATCGTCGTCATGGACGCCTTCGCCCTCCCCGTCGAGGGCACTGAGACCCGCGTTAACGCCCAGGCCGACGCCTACGAGTACATGGTCGACTATTCTCAGACAAATAAGCAG GCAGGAAGATTGGAGAATGTAGTTGGGTGGTACCACTCGCACCCTGGATATGGGTGTTGGCTGTCGGGTATCGATGTATCTACTCAGATGCTTAATCAGCAGTTTCAAGAACCATTCCTGGCTGTTGTGATTGATCCCACCAGGACTGTTTCGGCTGGGAAGGTGGAAATTGGTGCATTCAGGACATATCCGCAGGGGTACAAACCGCTTGATGAACCTGTATCAGAATATCAGACCATCCCACTTAACAAGATTGAAGATTTTGGGGTTCACTGCAAACAG TACTATGCATTGGATATAACCTATTTCAAGTCTTCTTTGGACTGCCACCTGTTGGATCTTCTATGGAATAAATACTGGGTGAACACGCTATCTTCATCCCCACTCTTAGGCAACCGAGACTATGTTGCAGGGCAAATTTCTGATTTGG cggaaaaactggAGCATGCTGAAAATCAGTTGGCTCATACACGATTGGGTTCTTTTCTTTTGCCCTCGCAACGAAAGGAG AATGAGGAATCTCAGCTGGCAAAGACAACTCGGGATAGCTCAAAAATTACTGTTGAGCAGGTGCATGGTCTCATGTCACAG GTTATTAAGGACATCCTCTTCAACACCGTCCGTCACTCTAGCAGTACATCCCCAAGCCTTTCAGACTCTTCTGGCCCCGAACCTATGGTGGAAGCATGA